A genomic stretch from Sphingobacterium sp. ML3W includes:
- a CDS encoding GAF domain-containing protein has protein sequence MDKNHKWSEQPDASPLFSKYMNTCKKILEKLCLHTHMETLIIHRKINEKLSFWYRYDALVHKLTIGSDEDYNICNNIQYERDPIVIEDAESCENLGWKNLLLHNNIRSYISYPFTDKDGGELGYLFFINTNPMFRDKSISSDMLNFCCDLIAINFTSIWDIPDSI, from the coding sequence ATGGATAAAAACCACAAATGGAGTGAACAGCCGGATGCTTCACCCCTTTTCTCCAAATATATGAATACCTGTAAAAAGATACTGGAGAAGCTATGTCTACACACACATATGGAAACATTGATCATTCATAGAAAAATAAATGAAAAGCTATCCTTCTGGTATCGATACGATGCATTAGTTCATAAACTTACAATCGGATCAGACGAGGATTATAATATCTGCAATAATATCCAATATGAACGTGATCCAATTGTCATTGAAGATGCAGAATCCTGCGAAAATTTAGGCTGGAAGAATTTGCTGCTTCACAATAATATAAGGAGCTATATTTCATATCCTTTCACAGACAAAGATGGTGGCGAGCTTGGATATTTATTTTTTATAAATACGAACCCAATGTTCAGGGATAAATCTATCTCAAGTGATATGCTGAATTTTTGCTGTGATCTAATTGCGATCAATTTTACCTCAATATGGGATATACCAGACAGTATATAA
- a CDS encoding molybdenum cofactor biosynthesis protein MoaE has product MIDIRITADKLDITDCLALTEDPRSGGNAIFIGNVRDMTNGERVLRLEFECYKPMAINEIRKIAEAAIAQFSVRNVVVHHRIGILYPTDVAVIIVVNAGHRDKVFDACRYIIDTTKQRVPIWKKEIFENGAEWVAAHP; this is encoded by the coding sequence ATGATTGATATTAGAATTACAGCGGATAAATTGGATATAACGGATTGTCTAGCTCTTACAGAGGATCCGAGAAGCGGAGGAAATGCTATTTTTATTGGCAATGTTCGGGATATGACAAACGGGGAACGTGTTCTGCGTTTAGAATTTGAATGTTATAAACCGATGGCGATTAACGAAATAAGAAAAATAGCGGAAGCTGCTATCGCGCAGTTTTCTGTAAGGAATGTAGTCGTTCATCATCGTATAGGAATTTTGTATCCGACTGACGTTGCCGTGATTATTGTGGTTAATGCAGGTCACCGCGATAAAGTTTTTGATGCATGTCGATATATTATTGATACCACTAAACAACGTGTTCCCATCTGGAAGAAGGAGATCTTTGAAAATGGTGCTGAATGGGTTGCCGCGCATCCCTAA
- a CDS encoding MoaD/ThiS family protein, which yields MKLNILAFGITKDILGAAEKEIVVMEGISVGQLSHILETDFPQLKQLKSFFIAVNEEYAEGDRIIESSDEIALIPPVSGG from the coding sequence ATGAAACTTAACATATTAGCTTTTGGAATTACAAAAGATATTTTGGGCGCAGCAGAAAAAGAAATTGTCGTAATGGAAGGAATTTCTGTTGGACAATTGAGTCATATATTGGAAACAGATTTTCCTCAATTAAAGCAATTAAAATCTTTTTTTATTGCCGTCAATGAGGAGTATGCCGAAGGCGATCGCATCATTGAAAGCAGCGATGAGATTGCTTTGATACCACCAGTAAGTGGAGGATAG
- a CDS encoding Dyp-type peroxidase — MATKNPSYTHMRSQNVTDYPNNNTFFLVWNFKENITPSKIQAVFQRVCALVINLNNSALDRFPNSRASCVMGIGYEAWIKLELPKPLPKELKKFEEIRGIKHTAVSTPGDLHFHIRADEKSYAYDVANIISDLMKDIAQCHVEVQGFRYWDSRSILGFVDGTENPHGQDREYFALIDEVDPSYRGGSYLFVQKYIHNLDAWKELSIKEQENVIGRSKEQDIEMDDQTKPANSHSALANIGDDLKIVRDNMPFGSVTSNEMGTYFICYASTFTTVEKMLTNMFVGNPPGNYDRILDFSTTVTGTLFFAPSIDMLDSFSA, encoded by the coding sequence ATGGCAACAAAAAATCCCTCATATACACATATGAGATCTCAGAATGTCACTGATTATCCAAATAACAATACCTTTTTTCTTGTTTGGAACTTTAAAGAAAACATCACTCCATCAAAAATACAAGCTGTTTTCCAACGTGTTTGTGCTTTGGTGATCAATTTAAACAATTCAGCATTGGACCGCTTTCCAAATTCAAGAGCAAGTTGCGTGATGGGGATCGGATACGAGGCCTGGATAAAATTGGAGCTCCCAAAACCATTACCAAAAGAATTAAAAAAATTTGAAGAGATCAGAGGAATAAAACATACCGCGGTAAGTACACCTGGTGATCTCCATTTTCATATCCGTGCAGATGAAAAAAGTTACGCCTATGATGTGGCCAATATAATTTCCGATCTTATGAAAGATATTGCGCAATGTCATGTCGAGGTTCAGGGTTTCAGATATTGGGATAGCCGCTCGATTTTAGGCTTTGTCGACGGAACTGAAAATCCTCACGGCCAGGACCGAGAATATTTTGCGCTCATTGATGAAGTAGATCCTTCATATCGAGGGGGCAGCTACTTATTCGTTCAGAAATATATCCATAATCTCGATGCTTGGAAAGAACTTTCCATAAAGGAGCAAGAAAACGTCATCGGAAGATCCAAAGAACAGGATATTGAGATGGATGACCAGACAAAACCCGCTAATTCGCATAGTGCACTCGCAAACATCGGTGACGATTTAAAAATAGTACGGGACAATATGCCCTTTGGAAGTGTTACCTCGAATGAAATGGGAACTTACTTTATCTGCTATGCCAGCACTTTCACAACTGTAGAAAAAATGCTTACCAATATGTTTGTCGGTAATCCACCTGGAAATTATGACCGTATACTGGATTTTAGTACCACTGTAACCGGAACGCTCTTTTTCGCCCCTTCAATCGACATGCTCGATAGTTTCTCTGCATAA